In Pogoniulus pusillus isolate bPogPus1 chromosome 1, bPogPus1.pri, whole genome shotgun sequence, one DNA window encodes the following:
- the LOC135181041 gene encoding uncharacterized protein LOC135181041 has product MGALASVCEDPQNDKEFVQKCEQWMNSTAEIHKTFKKSIPGHLEELQKDQREYEELQNEISTNEQRFNSVMENVLPSWESGDPEKRGQLLSKFTLMKEQWHHVSWVVQQRKKSIDGFLRLWHLFLCCLLSLNRCLVDTKSFVASVKTQDCHSHHQRRNLIKELKLTKRSADDRGSSTTSGRSDRRGLAQPTSLCRRAVAWALVLFVLLLLLLFFLTSVIVPSDEFDRCMSVNNFARSFNLMLQYPHGPPPL; this is encoded by the exons ATGGGTGCCCTTGCTAG TGTGTGTGAGGACCCTCAAAATGACAAGGAATTTGTTCAGAAATGCGAGCAGTGGATGAATTCCACAGCAGAAATTCACAAGACCTTCAAGAAAAGCATTCCTGGACACTTGGAAGAACTGCAGAAGGACCAGAGAGAGTATGAG GAGCTGCAAAACGAAATTTCCACAAATGAGCAGAGATTTAATTCTGTGATGGAAAATGTTCTACCTTCCTGGGAATCTGGAGATCCAGAGAAAAG AGGACAGTTACTTTCCAAGTTCACACTGATGAAGGAGCAGTGGCACCATGTTAGCTGGGTggtgcagcagagaaagaaaagcatcgATGGATTTCTGAGactgtggcatctcttcctgtGTTGCCTGCTGAGTCTCAACAGATGTCTCGTGGATACCAAGAGCTTTGTCGCATCTGTGAAGACCCAGGACTGCCACAGCCACCACCAGCGTAGGAATCTCATTAAAGAGTTGAAG CTCACCAAGAGAAGTGCAGatgacagaggcagcagcaccacaag CGGCAGAAGCGATCGCCGAGGACTTGCTCAGCCCACATCGCTCTGTCGCCGGGCTGTGGCTTGGGCACTTGTACTGTTTGTGTTGCTCCTGCTTTTGCTGTTCTTCCTCACTTCTGTCATTGTCCCTTCTGATGAGTTTGACAGATGCATGTCTGTCAACAACTTTGCCCGTTCCTTCAATCTCATGCTGCAATACCCACATGGGCCTCCACCATTGTAG